The following proteins come from a genomic window of Musa acuminata AAA Group cultivar baxijiao chromosome BXJ1-7, Cavendish_Baxijiao_AAA, whole genome shotgun sequence:
- the LOC135678377 gene encoding transcription initiation factor TFIID subunit 6-like gives MSIVPKETIAVIAQSIGIANLSSDVALALAPDVEYRLREIMQEAIKCMRHSKRTVLTAEDVNSALSLRNVEPIYGFASGDPLRFKRAVGHKDLFYIDDRDVDFKEVIDAPLPKAPLDTAVVAHWLAIEGVQPAIPENAPVEAIVAPSENKKSENNKEDGLLVDLKLPVKHVLSRELQLYFDKITELTVTRPESILCKEALVSLAVDSGIHPLVPYFSYFIADEVARSLNDLPILFALMRVVRSLLQNPHIHIEPYLHQLMPSIITCVVAKRLGSKITDNHWELRDFSANLAASVCKRYGHVYHNLQSRLTKTLINAFLDPSKALTQHYGAIQGLAALGTSVVRLLVLPNLEPYLQLLHPEMQLEKQKNEMKRKEAWRVYGALLRAAGKCLYDRLKLFPGLLSPPRHPGWRINGRVATSHSNKRMSSTNLSSQQPPFKKVAADEPTGAMQPIAMTANLQGAPDGFPTRSSGKGGSVAPKGSAVLAQAWKEDLEAGRLLASLFQLFGEGVFSFIQPVEMSFFI, from the exons ATGAGTATAGTTCCGAAGGAGACGATCGCGGTGATTGCGCAAAGCATCGGCATCGCCAACCTCTCCTCCGAtgttgccctcgccctcgcccccGACGTCGAATACCGCCTCCGTGAGATCATGCAG GAGGCGATCAAGTGCATGCGCCACTCAAAGAGGACAGTCTTGACGGCGGAGGATGTGAACAGCGCGCTTAGTCTGAGGAACGTCGAG CCTATTTATGGATTTGCATCTGGGGATCCTTTGCGGTTCAAAAGGGCTGTAGGGCACAAGGATCTTTTCTATATTGATGACAGAGATGTAGATTTCAAGGAG GTCATTGATGCACCCTTACCCAAAGCACCACTTGATACTGCTGTTGTGGCTCACTGGCTTGCTATTGAAGGGGTCCAACCTGCGATTCCAGAAAATGCTCCCgttgaag CAATTGTAGCCCCGTCAGAAAACAAAAAGTCTGAGAACAACAAGGAAGACGGGCTTCTTGTTGATCTTAAACTTCCTGTTAAGCACGTACTATCTAGAGAACTCCAG CTCTACTTTGACAAAATCACTGAGCTTACAGTGACTAGGCCTGAGTCCATCCTTTGCAAAGAAGCATTAGTGAGTTTAGCAGTGGATTCAGGAATTCATCCATTAGTTCCATACTTTTCATACTTCATTGCAGACGAG GTTGCCCGAAGCTTAAATGATCTTCCTATCTTGTTTGCTTTAATGCGTGTGGTCCGGAGCCTTCTCCAAAATCCACACATTCACATAGAGCCATAT TTACATCAGCTGATGCCATCGATTATAACATGTGTTGTTGCCAAAAGGTTGGGGAGTAAAATAACAGATAATCACTGGGAACTGAGAGACTTCTCAGCAAATCTAGCTGCATCAGTATGCAAAAG ATATGGTCATGTGTATCACAATCTGCAGTCCCGGTTGACAAAAACGCTGATCAATGCTTTTCTGGATCCATCTAAAGCACTGACACAACATTATGGTGCCATTCAAGGGCTTGCTGCATTGGGAACTAGTGTG GTACGTCTGCTAGTTCTGCCTAACCTTGAGCCATACCTGCAACTTCTACATCCAGAGATGCAACTGGAAAAGCAGAAGAATGAGATGAAAAGAAAAGAAGCTTGGCGAGTATATGGTGCCTTACTG CGTGCTGCAGGTAAATGTTTGTATGACCGGCTCAAGTTGTTCCCAGGTTTGTTATCTCCTCCAAGACATCCAGGTTGGAGGATTAATGGGAGAGTTGCAACTAGCCATTCCA ACAAGCGCATGTCAAGCACCAACCTCTCATCGCAGCAGCCACCATTCAAGAAGGTTGCAGCTGATGAACCTACAGGTGCAATGCAACCCATTGCCATGACAGCCAACCTGCAGGGTGCACCGGATGGATTCCCTACACGGTCATCTGGAAAGGGTGGCAGCGTGGCGCCGAAGGGATCTGCTGTCTTGGCCCAGGCTTGGAAAGAGGATCTGGAAGCGGGACGTCTTTTGGCATCTCTATTTCAGTTGTTTGGTGAAGGTGTATTCTCATTCATTCAGCCAGTAGAGATGTCTTTCTTTATCTAG
- the LOC135582208 gene encoding DNA topoisomerase 1-like isoform X1, with protein MSVHGCINQVIDDNGEDDEGPIIFKRPNSSSKQSQLSCSSKKTAPQKHDGFNITSNQNAGNGENSHVQNAKVFSTVKPLSEKPNVAISSSRSWASVQDTSYHKSTTNDVGPEHQDESSPEVQESDDSSDDKPLSHRLNSVSVAVQKKKSTDLEKIHMHSLDHKFVKKSTDKMDLDKPIIKNEDSDYSDDDKPLSYKFSSSAAVNKSGFSRVMKAPQSSKPTSPPSMKMNSNIKGFSDDSEDEKPLLSRFQSKATGGSSMKDSNSDEKPFSSKLKVNGSSKKEGNSDNTFPKGGQKRPLGNIKPTESSNIKKVKVSETPASVKVKHEIAVKKEIKADDSDQIPIAQRMKKTVSSNSTSVSKSVLHKTHSSFKTDGKKMKTNVKDFKYSKSLKVPPGSGGGQKWTTLEHNGVIFPPPYKPHGVKMLYNGQPVDLTPEQEEVATMFAVMKDTDYGTKKQFIENFMNDWRQILGKNHVIKKFELCDFTPIYEWHLREKEKKKQMSAEEKKAVKEEKLKQEEKYMWAIVDGVKEKVGNFRVEPPGLFRGRGEHPKMGKLKKRIRPRDITINIGKDAPIPECPIPGERWKEIKHDNTVTWLAFWNDPINPKEFKYVFLAASSSLKGQSDREKYEKARLLKDYIHNIRANYTRDFASKDPTKQQIAVATYLIDKLALRAGNEKDDDEADTVGCCTLKVENVELVPPNMLKFDFLGKDSIRYLNTVEVELPVYKAIGEFQTAKKSDGGRKGKGDDLFDLLDTSKLNAHLKELMPGLTAKVFRTYNASITLDDILNKETKDGSVPEKIAVYQHANKEVAIICNHQRSVSKSHENQMSRLNEKINDLKAQRDELKMDLSRARKGKPPLKDKEGKTKKNLSPEVIEKKLSQVDAKIEKLELDKQIKEDLKTVALGTSKINYLDPRISVAWCKRHEVPIEKIFNKSLLAKFAWAMDVEPNFRF; from the exons atgtCTGTTCATGGCTGCATCAATCAAGTTATAGATGACAATGGAGAAGATGATGAAGGACCAATTATTTTTAAGAGGCCAAACTCTTCATCAAAACAAAGTCAGTTGAGCTGTAGTTCAAAGAAGACAGCTCCCCAAAAGCATGATGGTTTTAATATTACTTCTAATCAAAATGCTGGTAATGGTGAGAACTCTCATGTGCAAAATGCTAAAGTGTTCTCTACTGTAAAACCATTGAGTGAGAAGCCTAATGTGGCAATCTCAAGTTCGCGGTCTTGGGCATCTGTTCAAGATACATCCTATCATAAATCAACAACCAATGATGTGGGACCGGAGCATCAGGATGAGTCATCTCCTGAAGTACAGGAATCGGATGATTCAAGTGATGATAAACCATTGAGCCATAGACTTAATTCAGTTTCTGTGGCAGTTCAGAAGAAAAAATCCACCGATTTGGAGAAGATTCATATGCATTCTTTAGATCATAAGTTCGTAAAGAAGAGTACAGATAAGATGGATTTGGACAagccaatcataaaaaatgaggatTCTGACTATTCTGATGATGATAAACCACTGAGCTACAAATTTTCTTCTTCAGCAGCAGTTAATAAAAGTGGCTTCTCACGTGTCATGAAGGCACCTCAATCTTCGAAGCCCACTTCACCTCCATCCATGAAGATGAATTCAAACATCAAGGGATTCTCTGATGATTCAGAAGATGAAAAACCACTTCtttctaggtttcaatcgaaggcCACTGGTGGTTCTTCTATGAAAGATTCCAATTCAGATGAGAAGCCTTTCTCTTCTAAATTGAAGGTAAATGGTTCTAGCAAGAAGGAAGGAAATAGTGACAATACATTCCCCAAAGGTGGCCAAAAGCGGCCTCTGGGTAACATTAAACCTACTGAATcttcaaatattaaaaaagtAAAAGTTTCAGAAACTCCTGCTTCTGTGAAAGTTAAACATGAAATTGCtgtaaagaaagaaataaaggcAGATGACAGTGATCAAATACCAATTGCACAAAGAATGAAGAAAACAGTGTCTTCTAACAGTACATCAGTTAGCAAGAGTGTGTTACATAAAACTCACTCATCATTCAAGACAGATGGCAAGAAAATGAAGACAAATGTCAAGGATTTCAAATATTCAAAGTCATTGAAGGTGCCTCCTGGTTCTGGCGGGGGCCAGAAATGGACTACCTTGGAGCACAATGGTGTTATTTTTCCTCCTCCATACAAGCCCCATGGTGTCAAAATGCTCTACAATGGACAGCCAGTTGATTTGACTCCTGAACAAGAGGAG GTTGCAACAATGTTTGCCGTGATGAAGGACACAGACTATGGCACCAAAAAACAATTTATTGAGAACTTTATGAATGATTGGCGACAAATACTTGGTAAAAATCATGTCATTAAGAAATTTGAGCTATGTGACTTCACTCCAATATATGAATGGCATCTaagggagaaggaaaagaagaagcaGATGAGTGCCGAG GAGAAGAAGGccgtaaaagaagaaaaattgaagcaagaggagaaatacatgtggGCTATTGTTGATGGTGTGAAAGAGAAG GTTGGAAATTTCAGAGTCGAACCACCAGGATTGTTTCGAGGCCGAGGAGAGCATCCAAAG ATGGGAAAGCTGAAAAAGAGGATTCGGCCTCGTGATATTACAATTAATATAGGAAAAGATGCACCAATTCCAGAATGTCCAATACCTGGTGAAAG GTGGAAAGAAATAAAACATGATAACACTGTCACATGGTTAGCATTCTGGAATGATCCCATAAATCCAAAAGAGTTCAAGTATGTCTTTTTGGCAGCAAGCAGTTCATTAAAAGGGCAAAGTGACAGGGAGAAATATGAGAAAGCCAGGCTATTGAAG GATTATATACATAACATTCGAGCAAACTATACAAGGGACTTTGCCAGTAAAGATCCAACAAAACAGCAGATAGCAGTGGCAACTTACCTTATCGATAAGCTAGCACTTAGAGCTGGCAATGAAAAG GATGATGATGAGGCTGATACTGTTGGTTGCTGCACTCTAAAGGTGGAGAATGTTGAGTTGGTCCCTCCAAACATGTTAAAG TTTGACTTCCTAGGTAAAGATTCTATCAGATACTTAAATACCGTGGAGGTTGAACTGCCTGTCTATAAAGCAATTGGAGAATTCCAAACTG CTAAAAAGAGTGATGGAGGTAGAAAGGGTAAGGGTGATGATCTCTTTGACTTGCTGGACACAAGCAAACTCAATGCACATTTGAAGGAACTCATGCCTGGTCTTACCGCCAAGGTTTTCCGTACATACAATGCTTCAATTACCTTGGATGATATA TTGAATAAAGAAACCAAGGATGGCTCTGTACCTGAAAAGATTGCTGTCTATCAGCACGCAAACAAAGAG GTTGCAATTATATGCAATCATCAGCGCAGTGTCTCGAAGTCCCATGAAAACCAAATGTCTAGGCTGAACGAGAAGATAAATGATTTAAAG GCCCAGCGGGATGAATTGAAGATGGATTTGAGTAGGGCCAGGAAAGGGAAGCCTCCACTCAAGGATAAAGAAGGGAAGACAAAGAAGAACTTGTCCCCTGAAGT GATAGAAAAGAAGCTCTCTCAGGTTGATGCAAAAATAGAGAAACTTGAGTTGGATAAACAAATAAAAGAGGATCTGAAAACTGTTGCACTTGGAACATCAAAAATTAATTACCTTGATCCCAGAATATCAGTTGCATGGTGCAAGCGCCATGAAGTTCCCATCGAGAAG ATATTCAACAAGTCATTACTTGCAAAATTCGCCTGGGCAATGGATGTCGAGCCCAACTTCAGATTTTAA
- the LOC135678378 gene encoding cell division protein FtsZ homolog 1, chloroplastic-like encodes MASSLRFSCPSHLHLASISFLPSLHSPCGPAPAPAPAAAARRGALRRRGVAAVRCSFSPFVPVESARIKVVGVGGGGNNAVNRMIGSGLQGVEFYAINTDSQALLHSQAQNPLQIGEVLTRGLGTGGNPLLGEQAAEESKETIASALKDSDLVFITAGMGGGTGSGAAPVVAQISRDAGYLTVGVVTYPFSFEGRKRSVQALEAIEKLQKSVDTLIVIPNDRLLDIVDEHTPLQDAFLLADDVLRQGVQGISDIITIPGLVNVDFADVKAVMKNSGTAMLGVGVSSSKNRAQEAAEQATLAPLIGSSIESAMGIVYNITGGKDITLQEVNKVSQVVTSLADPSANIIFGAVVDDRYSGEIHVTIIATGFSQSFQKTLLTDTRSAKVADNNEAKTGAHLMKSTANSPPVSSRSRKLFF; translated from the exons ATGGCTTCTTCCCTTCGATTCTCCTGCCCTTCTCACCTCCATTTGGCCTCCATTTCTTTCCTCCCTTCTCTACATTCGCCCTGCGGCCCGGCCCCGGCCCCGGCACCGGCGGCCGCGGCTAGGAGGGGGGCCCTCCGGCGGCGAGGGGTCGCCGCTGTCCGGTGTTCCTTCTCGCCGTTCGTCCCGGTGGAGTCGGCCAGGATTAAGGTGGTCGGGGTCGGAGGGGGCGGGAATAACGCCGTGAATCGCATGATTGGGAGCGGGTTGCAG GGGGTGGAGTTCTACGCAATAAACACCGATTCTCAGGCACTGTTGCATTCACAAGCACAGAATCCGCTGCAAATTGGGGAAGTCTTGACTCGTGGATTAG GTACTGGTGGAAATCCTCTTCTTGGAGAGCAAGCTGCTGAGGAATCTAAAGAAACTATTGCCAGTGCCCTTAAGGATTCAGATCTTGTCTTTATAACGGCAGGCATGGGTGGAGGAACTGGTTCTGGTGCTGCTCCTGTTGTTGCTCAGATATCAAGGGATGCAGGTTATCTGACTGTTGGTGTTGTCACCTACCCATTCAGTTTTGAAGGTCGCAAGCGTTCTGTACAG GCTTTGGAAGCAATAGAGAAGTTACAAAAGAGCGTTGACACCCTCATAGTGATTCCTAACGATAGATTGTTGGATATTGTGGACGAACATACACCTCTTCAGGATGCTTTTCTCCTTGCAGATGATGTTTTACGTCAAGGGGTGCAAGGGATATCCGACATCATAACA ATCCCTGGACTTGTTAATGTTGACTTTGCTGATGTAAAAGCTGTCATGAAGAACTCTGGAACTGCCATGCTTGGTGTTGGTGTTTCCTCCAGCAagaatcgtgcacaagaagcagcTGAACAAGCTACCCTAGCACCTCTGATTGGATCATCGATCGAGTCTGCTATGGGAATCGTGTACAATATAACTGGCGGAAAGGATATCACATTGCAAGAAGTAAACAAAGTTTCTCAG GTTGTGACAAGCCTGGCAGACCCTTCTGCAAACATCATATTTGGAGCGGTTGTTGATGATCGTTACAGCGGAGAGATTCATGTAACAATAATCGCCACAGGTTTCTCGCAGTCATTTCAGAAAACTCTGTTGACAGATACAAGGTCAGCCAAGGTTGCAGATAACAATGAAGCTAAAACTGGGGCACACCTAATGAAGAGCACAGCCAACTCACCACCGGTATCCTCTAGGTCTCGGAAGTTGTTTTTTTGA
- the LOC135582208 gene encoding DNA topoisomerase 1 beta-like isoform X2: MPGLTAKVFRTYNASITLDDILNKETKDGSVPEKIAVYQHANKEVAIICNHQRSVSKSHENQMSRLNEKINDLKAQRDELKMDLSRARKGKPPLKDKEGKTKKNLSPEVIEKKLSQVDAKIEKLELDKQIKEDLKTVALGTSKINYLDPRISVAWCKRHEVPIEKIFNKSLLAKFAWAMDVEPNFRF, encoded by the exons ATGCCTGGTCTTACCGCCAAGGTTTTCCGTACATACAATGCTTCAATTACCTTGGATGATATA TTGAATAAAGAAACCAAGGATGGCTCTGTACCTGAAAAGATTGCTGTCTATCAGCACGCAAACAAAGAG GTTGCAATTATATGCAATCATCAGCGCAGTGTCTCGAAGTCCCATGAAAACCAAATGTCTAGGCTGAACGAGAAGATAAATGATTTAAAG GCCCAGCGGGATGAATTGAAGATGGATTTGAGTAGGGCCAGGAAAGGGAAGCCTCCACTCAAGGATAAAGAAGGGAAGACAAAGAAGAACTTGTCCCCTGAAGT GATAGAAAAGAAGCTCTCTCAGGTTGATGCAAAAATAGAGAAACTTGAGTTGGATAAACAAATAAAAGAGGATCTGAAAACTGTTGCACTTGGAACATCAAAAATTAATTACCTTGATCCCAGAATATCAGTTGCATGGTGCAAGCGCCATGAAGTTCCCATCGAGAAG ATATTCAACAAGTCATTACTTGCAAAATTCGCCTGGGCAATGGATGTCGAGCCCAACTTCAGATTTTAA